From Acidihalobacter aeolianus, a single genomic window includes:
- the kch gene encoding voltage-gated potassium channel protein, which translates to MPDTKRLDERLQLGMWPRLRRSWSRLSQLTRADRWFPHVPLAMGVGLSGLLQLVPDLRHLLGLTLSVPDLGHLNEGFSTLAIHGIPQFAVGMLLLVMSLGLLWRSRLAWVTTMLVALAAVVVQLVASGWRYPLEAGYNLALLLALLAARRHFNRSSLATGTLFALTSVLLTLGYGVFGAYLLGTQFHPKITGAVDALYFAVVTMSTVGYGDIVPVTPEARLFVVSLIVLGLVIFATSLTAILGPLMNNRLIALIQPRRSRMDRSNHYIIVGDTALARNSFKELKARGQKLTLVLPRQVEEGVYPQADILVGEGSDLEVLRKAGAERAKAVLALGDDDSENAFVVLAVKEIGEGIRTVAAVSDARNLSRVKRVQPDLLLAPQVLGGELLAMALSGEAINSETLFNQLLHVR; encoded by the coding sequence GTGCCTGATACCAAACGCCTCGACGAACGTCTGCAGCTGGGCATGTGGCCTCGCTTACGCCGCTCGTGGAGCCGTCTGTCCCAGCTGACACGCGCCGATCGCTGGTTTCCTCACGTCCCGCTCGCCATGGGCGTCGGCCTGTCCGGCCTGTTGCAACTCGTTCCCGATCTGCGGCATCTGCTCGGCCTGACGCTCTCGGTGCCCGATCTGGGTCATCTCAACGAAGGTTTCTCGACGCTCGCCATCCATGGCATACCGCAGTTTGCCGTGGGCATGCTGTTGTTGGTCATGTCGCTTGGACTGCTCTGGCGATCGCGCCTGGCCTGGGTCACCACGATGCTGGTCGCGCTCGCGGCCGTGGTGGTTCAACTGGTCGCCTCCGGCTGGCGCTATCCACTCGAAGCCGGCTACAACCTGGCATTGCTGCTGGCCCTGCTGGCCGCGCGACGCCATTTCAATCGAAGCAGCTTGGCAACGGGCACGCTATTCGCCCTGACCAGCGTGCTGCTGACCCTGGGTTATGGCGTCTTCGGCGCGTATCTGCTCGGCACCCAGTTCCACCCGAAGATCACCGGTGCAGTGGATGCCCTGTACTTCGCCGTGGTCACGATGTCGACGGTCGGCTACGGCGATATCGTGCCGGTGACGCCCGAGGCCCGGCTCTTCGTGGTTTCCCTGATCGTGCTCGGACTGGTGATCTTCGCCACCTCGCTGACCGCCATCCTCGGGCCCTTGATGAACAACCGTTTGATCGCCCTGATTCAGCCCCGGAGATCGCGCATGGACCGTTCCAACCACTACATCATCGTCGGCGACACCGCACTGGCGCGCAACAGCTTCAAGGAGCTCAAGGCGCGCGGACAGAAACTGACCCTCGTGCTGCCGCGCCAGGTGGAGGAGGGGGTTTACCCGCAGGCGGATATCCTGGTGGGCGAGGGCAGCGACCTGGAGGTTCTGCGCAAGGCCGGCGCGGAGCGCGCGAAGGCGGTGCTCGCCCTCGGTGACGACGACTCCGAAAACGCCTTCGTGGTGCTCGCGGTCAAGGAAATCGGCGAAGGTATCCGTACGGTGGCCGCGGTTAGCGACGCGCGCAACCTGTCGCGCGTCAAACGCGTGCAGCCGGACCTGCTGCTCGCACCGCAGGTGCTCGGCGGCGAACTCCTTGCCATGGCGCTCAGCGGTGAAGCAATCAATTCAGAAACCTTGTTCAACCAACTGCTGCACGTCCGCTGA
- the corA gene encoding magnesium/cobalt transporter CorA — MGFDSHRDHTRKVGSAPGTLVDMPVTTPARLWAVHYLGDDMTEYPDIDADAARVIVKKEGVTWIHIQGQPDRQLLDRLGILFDLHPLALEDVQTLVQRPKLDIYQEQLFAILNLPRWNGESVELEQFNLFIGEGYVLSIHAGEEEVVQAVRRRLAKARTRLRTHGTDYLFYALMDLVVDQAFPVLETFGEEVEALEEVLLERPSRDLLSAIYQHKRNLMILRRQLWPTREVVSQLMRGTNDEEYFAPDLQPFLQDLYDHTVHIMDLLETYRDIVASMLDVYLSSVSNRLNDIMRVLTMISTIFIPLTFIVGVYGMNFGNNTKSPWAMPELNWYYGYPLVWGVMLVIAAGMVVFFRRKGWLGGGR, encoded by the coding sequence ATGGGCTTCGATTCGCATCGCGACCATACGCGTAAAGTCGGCAGCGCTCCGGGTACGCTCGTCGATATGCCGGTTACTACGCCGGCCAGACTCTGGGCCGTGCATTATCTGGGCGACGACATGACCGAGTACCCGGACATCGATGCGGATGCGGCGAGAGTGATTGTGAAGAAGGAGGGGGTCACCTGGATTCATATCCAGGGCCAGCCGGATCGCCAGTTGCTAGACCGGCTCGGCATATTGTTCGACCTGCATCCGCTGGCTCTGGAAGACGTGCAGACGCTGGTGCAGCGGCCCAAGCTGGACATTTACCAGGAGCAGTTGTTCGCGATCCTGAACCTGCCGCGTTGGAACGGCGAAAGCGTCGAACTCGAGCAGTTCAACCTGTTCATAGGCGAGGGCTACGTACTCAGCATTCATGCCGGTGAGGAGGAAGTGGTACAGGCCGTGCGTAGGCGCCTGGCCAAGGCACGGACGCGACTGCGCACCCACGGCACCGATTATCTCTTCTACGCCCTGATGGACCTCGTCGTCGACCAGGCCTTCCCCGTGCTGGAAACCTTCGGCGAGGAGGTCGAGGCGTTGGAGGAGGTATTGTTGGAACGGCCCAGCCGCGACCTGCTGTCCGCCATCTATCAGCACAAGCGCAATCTCATGATTCTGCGTCGCCAGCTCTGGCCGACCCGCGAAGTGGTCAGCCAGCTGATGCGCGGCACCAACGACGAGGAATATTTCGCACCCGATCTGCAGCCCTTCCTGCAAGATCTCTACGACCACACCGTGCACATCATGGATCTGCTGGAGACCTACCGCGATATCGTCGCCAGCATGCTCGACGTGTATCTGTCGAGCGTCAGCAATCGACTCAACGACATCATGCGCGTGCTAACCATGATCTCGACCATCTTCATCCCGTTGACCTTCATCGTCGGCGTCTACGGGATGAACTTCGGCAATAACACCAAGAGTCCATGGGCCATGCCCGAGCTGAACTGGTACTACGGCTACCCGCTGGTGTGGGGTGTGATGCTCGTGATCGCAGCCGGCATGGTGGTGTTCTTCCGGCGCAAAGGTTGGCTGGGCGGCGGCCGGTAG
- a CDS encoding aldo/keto reductase, which translates to MEFTQLRHADMEVPKIGLGTWAIGGWMWGGTDERAAVDTIHAALDRGITLVDTAPVYGFGHSEEIVGKALAQYGQRDRIVLATKVGLAWQDGRRVSRDSSPARIRQEIEDSLRRLGTDYVDIYQVHWPDSAVPFEETAAALEALRIEGKIRAIGVSNYSPEQMAAFAKAAPLATNQPPYNLFEREIEGVVADYCVQQGIGMIAYGALCRGLLSGRMQADTRFDGDDLRLSDPKFQMPRFGHYLEAVRRLDAYAQEKYDRRVIHLALRWLVDQPGVAAALWGARRPDQLDPVDAVMGWSIDAADRVAIDTILQDCIPDPVGPEFMAPPESSAAA; encoded by the coding sequence ATGGAATTCACGCAGTTACGTCATGCAGACATGGAAGTACCCAAGATCGGCCTGGGCACCTGGGCTATCGGCGGCTGGATGTGGGGCGGCACCGACGAACGCGCGGCCGTCGATACCATTCACGCCGCACTCGACCGCGGGATCACCCTGGTCGACACCGCTCCGGTCTATGGCTTCGGTCACTCTGAGGAGATCGTGGGCAAGGCCTTGGCCCAATACGGACAGCGCGATCGGATCGTGCTGGCTACCAAGGTGGGTCTGGCCTGGCAGGACGGGCGCCGCGTCAGCCGCGACAGTTCGCCGGCACGCATCCGCCAAGAAATCGAGGACTCGCTGCGTCGGCTGGGTACGGATTACGTCGACATCTATCAGGTGCACTGGCCCGACAGTGCGGTGCCCTTCGAGGAGACCGCGGCCGCCCTTGAAGCGCTGCGCATCGAGGGCAAGATCCGCGCAATCGGGGTGAGCAACTATTCGCCGGAGCAGATGGCCGCCTTCGCCAAGGCGGCGCCGCTGGCCACGAATCAGCCGCCCTACAACCTTTTCGAGCGCGAGATCGAGGGCGTCGTCGCCGATTACTGCGTGCAGCAGGGTATCGGCATGATCGCCTACGGTGCGCTCTGCCGCGGGCTGCTCTCCGGGCGCATGCAGGCCGATACCCGCTTCGACGGCGACGATCTGCGCCTGTCCGATCCGAAATTCCAGATGCCGCGTTTCGGACACTACCTCGAGGCGGTGCGCCGGCTGGACGCGTACGCGCAGGAGAAATACGACCGTCGCGTCATCCATCTGGCGCTGCGTTGGCTGGTCGATCAGCCGGGTGTGGCGGCCGCGCTGTGGGGCGCCCGACGCCCGGATCAGCTCGATCCCGTCGATGCGGTGATGGGTTGGTCCATCGATGCTGCGGACCGCGTTGCGATCGACACCATCCTGCAGGATTGCATTCCCGACCCCGTGGGGCCGGAGTTCATGGCTCCGCCGGAAAGCAGCGCGGCCGCCTGA
- a CDS encoding NAD(P)-dependent oxidoreductase — protein sequence MTTFAVIAGAVCADAGQGGHRPRRGQPRRRRLQHGGEQLSGGTQPEERLAQAHQSKQRHIERIPDGEREEIRQIYAAKGFDGETLEAIVSVITADRDLWVNTMLTEELGFAPVPTRPLASAFTTFTAFLLIGMIPLAPFIFAHQSMNSAFAESILLTSSSFFAVVLVRRHVLERPRLHSGFGTLLTGGAAAALAYLVGTCCAVFTAWSEASPFRTNTRLLICFSHSTQGRLMRGVCLDIDTLDNGDLDRNPLHEAVSHWTYHAQTSADQLSEHIGSAEVLVTNKVLVDAPALAAASSLKLICVAATGTNNVDLEAARKRGIVVCNVRDYGTASVAEHTIGLMLALVRHLPDYARAVAEGAWTRAHGFSLYDFFPIGELNGRTLGIVGHGVLGAAVGRIAEGFGMRVLIAERRGQAPRHGRTEFTEVLDQADVLSLHCPLTPETRHLIGAEEIERLGPTGILINTARGGLVDSQALADALRADRLAAAGLDVLDEEPPPADHPLLSPDVPNLIVTPHVAWASGTARQRLIDEMALNMRAYLAGTPRNRVA from the coding sequence GTGACCACCTTTGCGGTCATAGCCGGTGCCGTGTGCGCAGATGCCGGCCAAGGTGGCCATCGTCCTCGGCGCGGCCAACCTCGTCGCCGACGACTTCAGCATGGCGGTGAGCAACTATCAGGCGGCACACAGCCAGAAGAACGTCTTGCCCAGGCTCACCAGAGCAAGCAGCGTCACATCGAGCGCATTCCGGACGGCGAGCGAGAGGAAATCCGGCAGATCTATGCGGCGAAGGGATTCGATGGGGAAACCCTGGAGGCCATCGTGAGCGTGATCACGGCAGACCGTGACTTGTGGGTGAATACCATGCTCACCGAGGAACTCGGCTTCGCGCCGGTGCCGACCAGGCCGCTCGCCAGCGCGTTCACGACCTTCACGGCCTTTCTGCTTATCGGCATGATCCCCTTGGCTCCGTTCATCTTTGCACATCAGTCGATGAATAGCGCGTTTGCCGAAAGCATCCTGCTGACCAGCTCGAGCTTCTTTGCCGTCGTTCTGGTCCGCAGACACGTGCTCGAGCGCCCGCGGTTGCATTCCGGTTTCGGCACCCTGCTGACGGGTGGCGCGGCAGCCGCACTGGCGTATCTGGTGGGTACTTGTTGCGCGGTCTTTACGGCGTGGTCTGAGGCGTCGCCTTTTCGGACAAACACCCGGCTGCTAATCTGCTTCTCCCACTCCACACAAGGCAGGCTCATGCGCGGCGTTTGTCTCGACATCGATACCCTGGACAACGGCGATCTCGACCGCAACCCACTGCACGAAGCGGTTTCCCACTGGACCTATCACGCGCAGACTTCGGCGGATCAATTGTCGGAACACATCGGCTCGGCCGAGGTGCTGGTGACCAACAAGGTTCTGGTGGACGCACCGGCGCTGGCTGCGGCCAGCAGTCTCAAGCTGATCTGCGTGGCGGCCACCGGTACCAACAACGTGGATCTCGAAGCCGCCCGCAAACGGGGTATCGTGGTTTGCAACGTGCGCGATTACGGCACCGCTTCCGTTGCCGAGCATACAATCGGGCTGATGCTTGCCCTGGTCCGCCACCTGCCTGACTACGCCCGCGCGGTTGCCGAAGGGGCGTGGACCCGCGCGCACGGCTTTTCCCTGTACGACTTTTTCCCGATCGGCGAACTTAACGGTCGCACGCTGGGTATTGTCGGTCATGGGGTGCTGGGCGCGGCGGTCGGGCGCATCGCGGAAGGTTTCGGCATGCGGGTGTTGATCGCCGAACGCCGCGGTCAGGCGCCTCGTCACGGACGTACCGAGTTTACCGAGGTGCTCGATCAGGCGGACGTGCTGAGCCTGCATTGCCCGCTGACGCCGGAAACCCGTCATCTGATCGGCGCCGAGGAGATCGAGCGCCTGGGGCCTACCGGGATCCTCATCAATACGGCCCGTGGCGGCCTGGTCGATAGCCAGGCACTGGCCGACGCCCTGCGTGCCGATCGTCTTGCCGCCGCCGGTCTCGATGTCCTCGACGAGGAGCCGCCGCCCGCGGATCACCCGCTGCTCAGCCCTGACGTACCCAACCTGATCGTCACGCCGCATGTTGCCTGGGCTAGCGGTACGGCGCGTCAGCGCCTGATCGACGAAATGGCGCTGAACATGCGCGCCTATCTGGCGGGCACCCCGCGCAACAGGGTGGCCTGA
- the acnA gene encoding aconitate hydratase AcnA — MHDSLETRTELRVGSQSYAIHKLSELAGAERLPYSLKILLENLLRFEDGVSVTRADIQAVLDWDARAEPSQEIAFRPARVLMQDFTGVPAVVDLAAMRDAMRRLGGDPDKINPLQPAELVIDHSVQVDRFGSDDAFQLNAELEYSRNRERYAFLKWGQKAFSNFKVVPPDTGIVHQVNLEYLARTVFTRTLEDGNLEAYPDTVVGTDSHTTMINGLGVLGWGVGGIEAEAAMLGQPISMLLPQVVGFRLTGALPEGATATDLVLTVVEMLRKHGVVGKFVEFFGDGLAQLPLADRATISNMAPEYGATCGIFPIDEETLRYLTLSGRDADQVALTEAYARAQGMFYSADMPIPDYSDILTLDLATVEPSLAGPKRPQDRIALSRAKQVVSAALEDVMRARMAAFASRRDAEGFETEGGHAAVGVEHQADDPARRSALRMHLKDGMVVIAAITSCTNTSNPSVMLAAGLVARKARERGLCVQPWVKTSLAPGSRVVTAYLDKAGLSGDLAALGFDLVGYGCTTCIGNSGPLPEPVSEAIRRDDLTVCSVLSGNRNFEGRVHSEVRMNFLASPPLVVAYALAGRMDIDLFHEPLGEDQTGHPVYLRDVWPSHQEIQDAIGHSVTSEQFTASYDDVFAGEARWQRLDAPDTALFAWQDDSTYVQNPPYFDDIDQPLAPVGDILGARVLAHLGDSVTTDHISPAGSIKADSPAGRYLVEHGVAPADFNSYGSRRGNHEVMMRGTFANIRLRNRLVPGVEGGVTRHLPSGEQTSIYEAAMRYKAEQVPTVIIAGREYGSGSSRDWAAKGPRLLGVRAVLVESFERIHRSNLVGMGVLPLQFMAGENAEMLGLSGEEVYDITGLGDGSAKQVTVTATAADGTRKSFQAKVRIDTPQEIEYYRHGGILPYVLRQLAA, encoded by the coding sequence ATGCACGATAGCCTCGAGACTCGCACTGAACTGCGCGTGGGTAGCCAGTCCTACGCCATTCACAAGCTATCCGAACTCGCGGGAGCGGAGCGCTTGCCCTACTCGCTCAAGATCCTGCTGGAAAATCTGCTGCGTTTCGAGGACGGCGTGAGCGTCACGCGCGCGGATATCCAGGCCGTGTTGGATTGGGATGCGCGTGCCGAACCCAGCCAGGAAATTGCCTTTCGCCCGGCCCGCGTGTTGATGCAGGACTTTACCGGTGTGCCGGCCGTGGTGGACCTGGCGGCGATGCGCGATGCTATGCGTCGATTGGGCGGCGACCCGGACAAGATCAATCCGTTGCAGCCGGCGGAACTGGTCATCGACCATTCCGTGCAGGTGGACCGATTCGGTTCGGACGACGCTTTCCAGTTGAACGCCGAACTCGAATACAGCCGCAACCGCGAACGCTATGCGTTTCTCAAATGGGGCCAGAAGGCGTTTTCGAATTTCAAGGTCGTGCCGCCGGATACCGGCATCGTGCATCAGGTCAATCTCGAATATCTCGCGCGCACAGTGTTCACGCGCACGTTGGAAGACGGCAACCTCGAGGCGTACCCGGATACCGTCGTCGGCACGGACTCCCACACCACCATGATCAACGGACTCGGCGTGCTCGGCTGGGGCGTCGGCGGCATCGAGGCCGAGGCGGCCATGCTCGGGCAGCCGATTTCGATGCTGCTGCCGCAGGTGGTGGGTTTCCGTCTCACCGGCGCGCTGCCGGAAGGCGCGACCGCGACCGATCTCGTGCTCACCGTGGTGGAAATGCTGCGCAAGCATGGTGTGGTCGGCAAATTCGTCGAGTTCTTCGGCGATGGTCTGGCCCAGCTGCCGCTGGCGGACCGCGCCACGATCAGCAACATGGCGCCCGAGTACGGCGCGACCTGCGGCATCTTCCCGATCGACGAAGAAACCCTGCGCTACCTCACCCTCAGCGGCCGCGACGCGGATCAGGTCGCCCTGACCGAAGCCTATGCACGGGCGCAGGGCATGTTCTACTCGGCGGACATGCCCATCCCCGATTACAGCGACATCCTGACCCTGGACCTGGCCACGGTGGAACCCTCGCTCGCAGGCCCTAAGCGTCCGCAGGACCGGATTGCGCTCAGCCGCGCCAAGCAGGTCGTCAGCGCCGCCCTGGAAGACGTCATGCGTGCCCGCATGGCGGCCTTCGCGAGCCGCAGGGACGCCGAGGGTTTCGAGACCGAAGGCGGACATGCCGCCGTCGGCGTCGAGCATCAGGCCGACGATCCGGCCCGGCGCAGCGCGCTGCGCATGCACCTCAAGGACGGCATGGTCGTGATCGCCGCGATCACCTCCTGCACCAATACCTCGAATCCCTCGGTGATGCTCGCCGCCGGGCTGGTGGCGCGCAAGGCCCGCGAACGCGGGCTGTGCGTCCAGCCCTGGGTGAAGACCTCACTCGCCCCCGGTTCCCGCGTGGTCACCGCCTATCTCGACAAGGCGGGGCTCAGCGGCGATCTGGCCGCCCTCGGCTTCGATCTGGTCGGTTACGGATGCACCACCTGCATCGGCAACTCGGGCCCCCTGCCGGAACCGGTCAGCGAGGCGATCCGACGCGACGACCTGACCGTCTGCTCCGTGCTTTCCGGCAACCGCAACTTCGAGGGCCGCGTGCATTCCGAGGTGCGCATGAATTTCCTCGCCTCGCCGCCGCTCGTCGTCGCCTATGCTCTGGCCGGGCGCATGGATATCGATCTGTTTCACGAACCCCTGGGCGAGGACCAGACCGGGCATCCGGTCTATCTGCGCGACGTCTGGCCCAGCCATCAGGAAATCCAGGACGCGATCGGTCACAGCGTGACCTCAGAACAGTTCACAGCGAGTTACGACGACGTGTTTGCCGGCGAGGCCCGCTGGCAGCGTCTGGATGCGCCCGACACGGCGCTGTTCGCCTGGCAGGACGACTCGACTTACGTGCAGAACCCGCCGTATTTCGACGACATCGACCAGCCCCTCGCTCCGGTCGGCGACATCCTCGGCGCACGAGTGCTGGCGCATCTGGGCGATTCGGTGACCACGGACCACATCTCGCCCGCCGGTTCGATCAAGGCCGACAGCCCGGCCGGGCGTTATCTGGTCGAGCATGGCGTCGCCCCGGCGGATTTCAATTCCTATGGTTCGCGTCGCGGCAATCACGAAGTGATGATGCGCGGAACCTTCGCCAATATCCGTCTGCGCAACCGGCTCGTGCCGGGCGTCGAGGGCGGCGTCACGCGTCACCTGCCCTCCGGCGAGCAGACCTCGATCTACGAGGCGGCGATGCGCTACAAGGCCGAGCAGGTGCCGACGGTCATCATCGCCGGCAGGGAATACGGCTCCGGTTCCAGCCGCGACTGGGCGGCCAAGGGACCGCGCCTGCTGGGCGTACGTGCCGTGCTGGTGGAAAGCTTCGAGCGCATTCACCGATCCAACCTCGTCGGCATGGGCGTCCTGCCGCTGCAGTTCATGGCCGGAGAAAATGCCGAGATGCTCGGACTCAGCGGCGAGGAGGTTTACGACATCACCGGTCTGGGCGACGGTTCGGCCAAGCAGGTCACGGTCACGGCGACCGCAGCGGACGGCACGCGCAAGTCGTTCCAGGCCAAGGTGCGCATCGACACGCCGCAGGAGATCGAGTACTACCGGCACGGCGGTATCCTGCCCTACGTGCTGCGTCAGCTGGCGGCCTAG
- the hflD gene encoding high frequency lysogenization protein HflD has translation MEHSLHNRTLALAAVFQCAADADQLARTGTLEPGALQPLLQSILVVDADSLEAVYGGTGNLRTGLQVLQRQLDSPERTKTIEVMRYAVSLLHLERRLAKRPEMLARLESGIENAQRQVEYFGVDHENVISSLASLYRETISELGPRIVVRGEQIHLANETVASRIRVLLLAGIRAAVLWRQAGGTRLRLLFTRKSILREVERLLA, from the coding sequence GTGGAACACAGTTTGCACAACCGCACCCTGGCGCTCGCCGCGGTGTTCCAGTGCGCTGCCGACGCGGATCAGCTGGCGCGTACCGGTACCCTTGAGCCCGGCGCGCTGCAGCCTTTGCTGCAGAGCATCCTGGTGGTCGATGCCGACAGCCTCGAGGCCGTGTATGGTGGTACGGGCAACCTGCGCACCGGCCTTCAGGTGCTGCAACGCCAGCTGGATTCTCCGGAACGGACCAAGACCATCGAAGTGATGCGCTATGCAGTCTCGCTGCTGCACCTGGAACGTCGTCTCGCCAAACGTCCCGAAATGCTTGCCCGTCTGGAGAGTGGCATCGAGAACGCGCAACGCCAGGTCGAGTACTTCGGCGTCGATCACGAGAACGTGATCTCCAGCCTGGCCTCGCTTTACCGCGAGACCATCAGCGAGCTCGGTCCGCGCATCGTCGTGCGTGGTGAGCAGATACACCTTGCCAACGAGACTGTGGCCAGTCGTATCCGCGTGCTGCTGCTCGCCGGCATTCGTGCCGCGGTACTCTGGCGTCAGGCTGGCGGCACACGGTTGCGTCTGTTGTTCACCAGAAAATCGATTCTGCGCGAAGTGGAGCGACTGCTCGCCTAA
- the mnmA gene encoding tRNA 2-thiouridine(34) synthase MnmA, with protein MRRERVIVGLSGGVDSAVAALRLLEQGYRVEGLFMKNWEDDDESGYCAAAEDLAEARAVAETLEIPLHKVNFAREYWDRVFAYFLAEYRAGRTPNPDVLCNREIKFKAFLDYARGLGADAIVTGHYARTDGSGQLWRGADAAKDQSYFLHALTAEQLRASRFPLGDLVKTEVRRIAREAGLPNHRRKDSTGICFIGERRFRDFLARYLPARPGAIVDLHGAHLGGHQGLMYYTLGQRQGLGIGGTAEGDAAPWYVAEKRLESNELLVVQGHDHPALLSVSLFAARMHWIAGSAPGERFRCTAKTRYRQEDQACTVTLSSEGARISFDKPQRAVTPGQFVVLYDDALCLGGGVIETTVPLDPLYADSHRAMAAATD; from the coding sequence GTGCGTCGCGAACGGGTGATCGTGGGGCTTTCCGGAGGGGTCGATTCCGCAGTCGCCGCGCTGCGTCTGCTTGAGCAGGGATATCGCGTCGAAGGTCTGTTCATGAAGAACTGGGAGGACGACGACGAATCCGGCTACTGCGCCGCGGCCGAGGATCTCGCAGAGGCGCGCGCCGTCGCCGAGACCCTTGAAATCCCGCTGCACAAGGTCAATTTCGCCCGCGAATACTGGGATCGGGTGTTCGCCTATTTCCTCGCAGAATATAGAGCCGGGCGCACCCCTAATCCCGACGTGCTGTGCAACCGCGAAATCAAGTTCAAGGCATTTCTGGATTACGCACGCGGCTTGGGCGCAGACGCCATCGTCACCGGCCACTACGCCCGCACCGACGGTAGCGGGCAACTTTGGCGAGGGGCGGACGCGGCAAAGGACCAAAGCTATTTCCTGCATGCGCTCACGGCCGAACAGCTGCGCGCGAGCCGTTTCCCGCTCGGCGATCTTGTCAAGACCGAGGTCAGGCGTATCGCCCGCGAGGCTGGCCTGCCGAATCATCGGCGCAAGGACAGCACTGGCATTTGCTTCATCGGCGAGCGCCGTTTCCGCGATTTCCTGGCGCGCTACCTGCCCGCCAGGCCCGGTGCGATCGTGGATCTCCACGGAGCGCATCTCGGGGGGCATCAAGGGCTGATGTACTACACCCTGGGCCAACGTCAGGGTCTCGGCATCGGCGGCACGGCCGAGGGTGATGCAGCGCCCTGGTACGTCGCCGAAAAACGGCTTGAGAGCAACGAATTGCTTGTGGTCCAGGGACACGACCACCCGGCACTGCTTTCTGTCAGTCTCTTCGCTGCACGGATGCACTGGATTGCCGGTTCGGCACCCGGCGAGCGGTTCCGGTGTACCGCCAAGACCCGTTACCGTCAGGAGGATCAGGCCTGCACGGTCACCTTGTCCTCTGAAGGGGCCCGCATCAGCTTCGACAAGCCGCAACGCGCGGTGACGCCAGGACAATTCGTAGTTCTTTACGACGACGCGCTATGCCTGGGTGGCGGGGTCATCGAAACGACCGTCCCGCTCGATCCGCTGTATGCTGACTCGCACCGGGCCATGGCCGCGGCTACCGATTAG
- a CDS encoding NUDIX hydrolase translates to MRFQPHVTVAAVIEREGRFLLVRERIDGHVKYNQPAGHLEDGESLVEAVIRETLEETARHFTPIALVGIYRWVNPVGETFLRVAFSGTAGERDVSRALDDGIEDTEWLSPDALRTLGERLRSPLVLRAVADHGAGHRYPLALLRELD, encoded by the coding sequence ATGCGCTTCCAACCCCATGTCACGGTGGCCGCGGTGATCGAGCGCGAGGGGCGCTTTCTGCTGGTCCGCGAACGCATTGACGGACACGTGAAATACAACCAGCCGGCAGGTCATCTCGAGGACGGCGAATCCTTGGTCGAGGCCGTCATCAGGGAAACCCTCGAAGAGACCGCCCGGCACTTCACTCCTATCGCACTGGTGGGTATCTACCGCTGGGTCAACCCGGTCGGCGAGACCTTTCTGCGCGTGGCCTTCTCAGGAACGGCCGGCGAGCGCGATGTCTCGCGCGCGCTCGACGACGGTATCGAGGATACCGAATGGTTGTCCCCGGATGCGCTCAGAACCCTGGGCGAGCGGCTGCGCAGCCCCCTCGTGTTGCGCGCCGTGGCCGATCACGGCGCCGGCCATCGCTACCCGCTGGCCCTGCTGCGCGAACTGGACTGA